A region of Polyangiaceae bacterium DNA encodes the following proteins:
- the tsaA gene encoding tRNA (N6-threonylcarbamoyladenosine(37)-N6)-methyltransferase TrmO has translation MSELRLTPIGVVRSPFGEPAEAPRQPAAARGVEARIELDPGRGFEFALEDVESWRYLWVLFWFDRAEGWRPKVRPPRSRERRGVFATRSPHRPNPIGLSVVELVRVEGLTLHVRDVDILDGTPVLDLKPYVAYTDVPPDPGTGWLEAEARQDPGPRWEVRLSARAAEQAGFLRDRFGIELVEPVTQALSLGPAPHPYRRIKRDGDELVIAHKDWRARFRVEGTSVTVLGFASGYRPRELHAPAGSSLEPHRCFVQAFGYPGDRT, from the coding sequence GTGAGCGAGCTCCGCCTCACGCCCATCGGCGTGGTGCGCTCGCCGTTCGGCGAGCCGGCGGAGGCGCCGCGACAACCCGCCGCCGCACGCGGCGTCGAGGCTCGGATCGAGCTCGACCCGGGGCGCGGCTTCGAGTTCGCGCTCGAGGACGTCGAGAGCTGGCGCTACCTGTGGGTGCTGTTCTGGTTCGACCGCGCCGAAGGCTGGCGCCCCAAGGTGCGACCGCCCCGCAGCCGGGAGCGCCGCGGAGTGTTCGCCACCCGCTCGCCGCACCGGCCCAACCCCATCGGCTTGTCGGTGGTGGAGCTGGTGCGCGTGGAGGGGCTCACGCTGCACGTCCGGGACGTGGACATCCTGGACGGAACCCCCGTGCTCGATCTGAAGCCCTACGTCGCCTACACCGACGTCCCACCGGACCCGGGCACGGGTTGGCTCGAGGCCGAGGCTCGACAGGATCCAGGGCCGCGCTGGGAGGTGCGGCTCTCGGCGCGGGCGGCGGAGCAGGCGGGCTTCCTCCGCGACCGCTTCGGCATCGAGCTGGTCGAGCCGGTGACGCAGGCGCTCTCGCTGGGGCCCGCGCCGCATCCCTATCGGCGCATCAAGCGGGACGGGGACGAGCTGGTGATCGCCCACAAGGACTGGCGCGCGCGCTTCCGGGTGGAGGGGACGAGCGTCACGGTCCTCGGCTTCGCGAGCGGATATCGCCCGCGCGAGCTCCACGCCCCGGCGGGCTCCAGCCTGGAGCCGCACCGCTGCTTCGTTCAGGCTTTCGGCTACCCCGGGGACCGGACGTAG
- a CDS encoding LamG domain-containing protein, translating into MANRTTSLGLAAQLAALCFLATAACAAPTGIENESAEGNGEPAAPAVGSGTGTDTVTGLAPSAGGATGSGGSAGAAGAAGAAGAAGAAGAPSGGGSGGAPTTTPGLEGEWGFDDVGALTTKDASGHSHHGSLIGTGVSVVNGGKVGSAASFSGGDGRISIPSAPALDFTKAATIELWVKLSSMTAGSIVGRLGSSGDGVAIRTAQGNVQASFTRAGFGSAIVTSEPGVLASGWTHLAVVNDGSTLKLYLNGKLHKTETGGQLGYVNGNLSVGKSGSDMALNGYVDELKWWSIARSNEEVCSDAGGVWASGECAL; encoded by the coding sequence ATGGCCAACCGCACCACCTCCCTCGGGCTCGCGGCACAGCTTGCCGCGCTCTGTTTCCTCGCGACCGCCGCCTGCGCAGCGCCGACAGGAATCGAGAACGAATCGGCCGAGGGCAACGGTGAGCCCGCGGCGCCGGCGGTGGGCAGCGGCACGGGGACCGACACGGTGACCGGCCTCGCGCCGAGCGCAGGCGGGGCGACCGGCAGCGGTGGCAGCGCTGGAGCCGCGGGCGCGGCGGGCGCGGCGGGCGCGGCGGGCGCGGCGGGCGCGCCGAGTGGCGGCGGCAGCGGTGGCGCGCCGACCACCACGCCGGGCCTCGAGGGCGAGTGGGGCTTCGACGACGTCGGAGCGCTGACGACCAAGGACGCCTCTGGGCATTCGCACCACGGCTCGCTCATCGGCACGGGTGTGAGCGTGGTCAACGGCGGCAAAGTCGGCTCGGCGGCGAGCTTCTCCGGCGGCGATGGCCGAATCTCGATCCCCAGCGCTCCGGCGCTGGATTTCACCAAGGCCGCCACCATCGAGCTCTGGGTGAAGCTGAGCAGCATGACGGCGGGCTCCATCGTCGGGCGCCTCGGCTCGTCGGGCGATGGCGTGGCCATCCGCACCGCGCAGGGCAACGTTCAGGCGTCGTTCACTCGCGCCGGCTTCGGCTCGGCCATCGTCACCAGCGAGCCGGGCGTCTTGGCCTCGGGCTGGACTCACCTCGCGGTGGTCAACGACGGCTCGACGCTCAAGCTCTACCTGAACGGGAAGCTCCACAAGACCGAGACCGGAGGGCAGCTCGGCTACGTGAACGGCAACCTCTCCGTGGGCAAGAGCGGCTCGGACATGGCACTGAACGGATACGTCGACGAGCTCAAGTGGTGGTCGATCGCGCGTAGCAACGAGGAAGTTTGCAGCGACGCTGGAGGAGTCTGGGCCAGCGGCGAGTGCGCGCTGTGA